A portion of the Hymenobacter gelipurpurascens genome contains these proteins:
- a CDS encoding YsnF/AvaK domain-containing protein gives MSTTPTSPIGSDDRLSAHAAETVILPVIEEQAIIRREVVETGRVHLTKKVEEHEETLNFTLLHDEVKVERVPINAFVADGATLPGVRYEGDTMIIPVVREVVVKRMLVVEELHVTKHEVPTQESHTVVLRQESVQVQRESLITPSGISPAENTAN, from the coding sequence ATGAGCACTACACCAACTTCTCCTATTGGGTCTGACGACCGACTGTCTGCTCACGCCGCCGAGACGGTGATCTTGCCTGTCATTGAAGAGCAGGCAATCATCCGGCGTGAGGTAGTAGAAACCGGCCGAGTACACCTGACCAAAAAGGTAGAGGAGCACGAAGAAACGCTGAACTTCACTCTGCTTCATGATGAAGTGAAAGTAGAACGCGTGCCCATCAATGCCTTTGTAGCCGATGGTGCCACGCTACCAGGTGTGCGCTATGAAGGCGATACCATGATCATACCTGTGGTGCGCGAAGTGGTGGTAAAACGCATGCTAGTAGTGGAAGAGTTGCATGTTACTAAGCACGAGGTGCCCACCCAGGAAAGCCACACCGTGGTACTGCGCCAAGAGTCGGTGCAAGTACAGCGCGAATCACTTATTACCCCC
- a CDS encoding N(4)-(beta-N-acetylglucosaminyl)-L-asparaginase: MLAASPLADALPAPAATDKPLVISTWNDGLAANLGAWKVLSKGGRALDAVEAGVMVTEASQNCCVGLGGNPDREGIVTLDACIMDEQFNCGSVAALERIKHPIAVARRVMEHTPHVMLVGEGAQQFAVAQGFPLEPQKLSPDADKAYREWLKTSQYRPVINIENSGNQKPTGPVGGANNHDTIAMLAQDAHGNLSGSCTTSGMGFKMRGRLGDSSLIGSGLFVDNAVWAAAATGQGEDVIRMAGAHTVVELMRQGLSPKAACKAAVERIAKIKGAKAHDIQVCFIAVSNQGQHGAYSLQKGFSYAVCTPENQQQLIQSEYLLG, encoded by the coding sequence GTGCTGGCGGCCAGCCCCTTAGCCGATGCTCTGCCTGCACCAGCGGCTACCGACAAACCCCTGGTTATTTCTACCTGGAATGATGGCCTGGCCGCCAACCTGGGGGCCTGGAAAGTGCTCAGCAAGGGCGGGCGGGCCCTGGATGCGGTGGAAGCTGGTGTGATGGTGACGGAAGCTTCGCAGAACTGCTGCGTCGGGCTGGGTGGCAACCCCGACCGGGAAGGCATCGTGACCCTGGACGCCTGCATCATGGACGAGCAGTTTAATTGCGGCAGCGTGGCGGCCCTGGAGCGCATTAAGCACCCCATAGCGGTGGCACGGCGCGTAATGGAGCACACGCCCCATGTTATGCTGGTGGGCGAAGGAGCCCAGCAGTTTGCCGTAGCCCAAGGCTTCCCGCTGGAGCCGCAGAAACTCAGCCCCGATGCGGATAAGGCATACCGCGAATGGCTGAAAACCAGCCAGTACCGCCCGGTTATCAACATAGAGAACTCGGGCAACCAAAAGCCAACGGGTCCGGTAGGTGGCGCCAACAACCACGATACCATTGCTATGCTAGCCCAGGATGCCCACGGCAACCTAAGTGGCAGCTGCACTACCAGCGGCATGGGCTTCAAGATGCGCGGCCGCCTCGGCGACTCGTCACTTATTGGGTCGGGGCTGTTCGTAGACAACGCGGTATGGGCCGCCGCCGCTACCGGCCAGGGCGAAGACGTAATTAGGATGGCCGGAGCCCATACGGTAGTAGAGCTGATGCGGCAGGGTCTCTCGCCGAAAGCCGCCTGCAAAGCCGCTGTAGAGCGTATTGCCAAGATTAAAGGCGCCAAGGCCCATGACATTCAGGTGTGCTTTATTGCCGTCAGCAACCAGGGCCAGCACGGGGCCTACTCGCTCCAAAAAGGCTTCAGCTATGCCGTATGCACCCCCGAAAATCAGCAGCAACTCATTCAGAGTGAGTATTTATTGGGATAA
- a CDS encoding HAD family hydrolase, giving the protein MASSAITTIVFDLGGVLIDWNPRYLYRKLMADEQQMETFLSTITTPDWNEEQDAGRTLAEATAQLVGQYPEHRELIEHFYGRWPEMLGGAIQGTVDILTELRNSGRYRLYALTNWSEETFPVALEQFEFLHWFEAIVVSGTEKSRKPFPGFYHTLLTRYQLEPGQAVFIDDNERNILAAKAIGFQTVHFQSPEQLRAELEALQVVA; this is encoded by the coding sequence ATGGCCTCCTCTGCTATTACTACCATCGTCTTCGATTTGGGCGGCGTGCTCATCGACTGGAATCCGCGCTATCTGTATAGAAAGCTCATGGCCGATGAGCAGCAGATGGAGACGTTTCTGAGCACCATCACTACGCCAGACTGGAATGAGGAGCAGGACGCCGGCCGCACGCTGGCCGAGGCTACGGCCCAGCTCGTAGGCCAGTATCCGGAGCACCGCGAGCTGATTGAGCACTTCTACGGCCGCTGGCCCGAGATGCTGGGCGGTGCCATACAAGGCACCGTGGATATCCTGACGGAGCTCCGCAACAGTGGCCGCTACCGCCTCTATGCCCTCACCAACTGGTCGGAAGAGACGTTTCCGGTGGCGCTGGAGCAGTTTGAGTTTCTGCACTGGTTTGAGGCCATTGTGGTTTCGGGCACCGAGAAGTCGCGCAAGCCTTTCCCCGGTTTTTACCACACCCTCCTCACCCGCTACCAGCTAGAGCCCGGCCAGGCCGTGTTCATTGATGACAATGAGCGCAACATTTTAGCGGCAAAAGCCATCGGTTTCCAGACCGTGCACTTCCAGTCGCCGGAGCAGCTGCGCGCGGAGCTGGAGGCCCTGCAGGTAGTGGCCTAG
- a CDS encoding SDR family NAD(P)-dependent oxidoreductase, whose translation MRFNDKVVLVTGGASGIGLAICKRMASEGARLVLVDYSQEKLDKAVPLLTAAGAPEVWPSLCDVGVEAQVEATVQGALQKFGRLDVVVNNAGLMQFKPLEELTGEDWMRILNVDLLGAFYFTKQAFLHMKPGGTIVNVSSIHAIETSPLVAPYAAAKAAVNSLTRSAALEGKAKGLRVNSVLPGAIDTPMLWENPNVKSGAEKIDPADVGRPEDVAALVAYLASADAEFVQGAEVRVDGGRLGHL comes from the coding sequence ATGCGTTTTAACGATAAAGTAGTCCTCGTAACGGGCGGCGCCAGCGGTATTGGGCTGGCTATTTGCAAACGCATGGCCAGCGAAGGCGCCCGCCTAGTGCTGGTAGATTACAGCCAGGAAAAGCTCGACAAAGCCGTGCCTCTACTCACGGCCGCCGGAGCCCCCGAAGTGTGGCCTAGCCTCTGTGATGTAGGCGTCGAAGCCCAGGTAGAGGCCACAGTGCAAGGCGCCCTGCAGAAGTTTGGCCGACTGGATGTGGTGGTGAACAACGCGGGCCTGATGCAGTTCAAGCCCCTCGAAGAGCTGACCGGCGAGGACTGGATGCGTATTCTGAATGTTGACCTGCTAGGCGCTTTCTATTTCACCAAGCAGGCATTTCTGCACATGAAGCCAGGCGGCACCATCGTAAACGTGTCCAGCATTCATGCCATCGAAACCAGCCCGCTGGTAGCACCTTACGCCGCCGCGAAGGCTGCCGTAAATTCCCTCACGCGCTCAGCGGCGCTGGAAGGCAAGGCCAAAGGGCTGCGCGTGAACTCGGTGCTGCCCGGTGCCATCGATACGCCCATGCTTTGGGAAAACCCCAACGTGAAATCGGGCGCCGAAAAGATTGACCCCGCCGACGTAGGCCGCCCCGAAGACGTAGCCGCCCTGGTGGCCTACCTGGCCTCCGCTGATGCCGAATTTGTGCAAGGCGCCGAAGTGCGCGTAGATGGCGGCCGCCTGGGCCACCTCTAG
- a CDS encoding family 1 glycosylhydrolase, translating into MSYPAMTPHFLFATGIENSNPTIHNGKTRVDEMEKCGHYRYWQKDFDLVEELGISFLRYGPPIHTTWLGPGRYDWSFADDTFRDLYRRNIAPIVDLCHFGVPDWMGNFQNPEFPELFADYAKAFATRFPWVQLYTPVNEMFICAEFSALFGWWNEQLKSDKAFITALKHIVKANVLAMKSIAEVRPDALFIQSESSEYFHAENPAAIRPAELLNAKRFLSLDLNYGRRVDSEMYEYLMDNGMTREEYHFFLHNRLKHQCIMGNDYYRTNEHRVHADGTTRASGEIFGYHVITRQYHDRYRLPVMHTETNLWQGPCGDEAVNWLWKEWANVLRVRNDGVPIVGFTWYSLTDQVDWDTALRENNGIVNPLGLYDLDRNIRPVGQAYKQLISDWRQVLPAQSVCLQVPIVMPKDTNENFAQEKQADAQQASQDSSTMAANTTSANSL; encoded by the coding sequence TTGTCTTACCCTGCCATGACCCCTCACTTCCTGTTCGCTACCGGCATCGAAAACAGCAACCCTACCATCCATAACGGCAAAACTCGGGTAGATGAGATGGAGAAGTGCGGGCACTACCGGTATTGGCAAAAGGATTTTGATTTGGTGGAAGAACTGGGTATCAGCTTCTTGCGCTACGGGCCACCCATTCATACTACCTGGCTGGGACCGGGCCGCTACGACTGGTCGTTTGCCGATGATACGTTTCGCGACTTGTACCGGCGCAATATTGCGCCTATCGTGGACCTGTGCCACTTTGGGGTGCCCGACTGGATGGGGAACTTCCAGAACCCCGAGTTTCCGGAGCTATTTGCCGATTACGCCAAGGCGTTTGCCACCCGTTTTCCGTGGGTGCAGCTCTATACACCCGTAAACGAGATGTTTATCTGCGCCGAATTTTCGGCGCTTTTTGGGTGGTGGAACGAGCAGCTGAAATCAGACAAAGCGTTCATAACGGCACTTAAGCACATCGTGAAAGCCAATGTGCTGGCCATGAAATCTATTGCCGAGGTGCGGCCCGATGCGCTGTTTATCCAGAGCGAGTCGTCGGAGTATTTTCATGCGGAGAACCCCGCGGCCATCCGCCCCGCCGAGCTGCTGAACGCCAAGCGCTTTCTCTCGCTGGACCTGAACTATGGGCGCCGGGTAGATTCGGAAATGTATGAGTACCTGATGGATAACGGCATGACGCGAGAGGAGTACCATTTCTTCCTGCACAACCGCCTGAAGCATCAGTGCATCATGGGCAACGACTACTACCGCACCAACGAGCACCGCGTGCACGCCGACGGTACCACCCGCGCCTCGGGCGAAATCTTCGGCTACCACGTTATCACACGCCAGTATCACGACCGCTACCGCCTGCCCGTGATGCACACCGAAACCAATCTGTGGCAGGGCCCCTGCGGCGACGAAGCCGTGAACTGGCTCTGGAAGGAGTGGGCCAATGTGCTGCGCGTGCGGAACGATGGCGTGCCGATTGTGGGCTTCACGTGGTATTCGCTCACCGATCAGGTAGACTGGGACACGGCCCTGCGTGAGAACAACGGCATCGTAAATCCGCTGGGCCTCTACGACCTCGACCGCAATATCCGGCCCGTAGGCCAGGCCTACAAGCAGCTCATCAGTGACTGGCGCCAGGTGCTGCCCGCCCAAAGTGTGTGCCTGCAGGTACCCATTGTGATGCCCAAAGACACCAACGAAAACTTCGCGCAGGAAAAGCAAGCCGATGCCCAGCAAGCCAGCCAGGATAGCTCTACGATGGCGGCCAACACTACCTCCGCCAATTCACTCTAA
- a CDS encoding aldo/keto reductase yields the protein MEYIELGNSGLHVSRITFGSWAAGGWMWGGTEQNDAVGAIHASYELGVTSIDTAPIYGQGLSEEIVGEAIKSLPRDKVQILTKFGMRWDDTKGDFGFKSKNNQGQDIDVYKYAAPASIMQECEDSLRRLGTDYIDLYQIHWPDKTTPIEETMEAVQRLVEQGKVRAIGVSNYSVEQMQTAEKVVNLASNQVPYSMVRRDIEKDVVPYCLEHHKAILAYSPMQLGLLTGKIKPGQHFDESDLRSGHPLFKPESVTRVNAFLDKIRPMAETKNTTLGQLVLRWTLAQPGISVALVGARNAEQAVQNAHAIDVQLSPQEVDFISQQLDQLQQQPA from the coding sequence ATGGAGTACATTGAATTAGGCAACTCAGGCCTGCACGTTTCGCGCATTACGTTTGGCAGCTGGGCAGCCGGCGGCTGGATGTGGGGCGGCACCGAGCAGAACGATGCCGTGGGCGCCATCCACGCTTCCTACGAGCTGGGCGTCACCAGCATTGATACGGCACCGATTTACGGGCAGGGCCTGAGCGAAGAAATTGTGGGCGAAGCCATCAAGAGCCTACCCCGCGACAAGGTGCAGATCCTGACCAAGTTTGGCATGCGCTGGGACGATACCAAAGGCGACTTCGGCTTCAAAAGCAAGAACAACCAGGGCCAGGATATTGACGTGTATAAGTACGCGGCGCCGGCCAGCATCATGCAAGAGTGCGAAGACAGCCTGCGCCGCCTCGGCACCGACTACATCGACCTTTACCAGATTCATTGGCCTGATAAAACCACGCCCATTGAGGAAACGATGGAAGCCGTGCAACGGCTGGTGGAGCAAGGCAAAGTGCGCGCCATTGGCGTCAGCAACTATTCCGTAGAGCAAATGCAGACGGCTGAGAAGGTGGTAAACCTGGCCTCCAACCAGGTCCCCTACAGCATGGTGCGCCGCGATATTGAAAAGGATGTGGTGCCGTATTGCCTGGAGCACCACAAAGCCATTCTGGCCTACAGCCCCATGCAGCTCGGCTTGCTCACGGGCAAAATCAAGCCCGGCCAGCATTTTGATGAAAGCGACCTGCGCTCTGGCCACCCGTTGTTCAAGCCCGAAAGCGTGACCCGCGTGAATGCCTTCCTGGACAAGATCCGGCCAATGGCGGAAACCAAAAACACCACGCTAGGCCAGCTGGTGCTGCGCTGGACGCTGGCGCAGCCCGGCATTTCGGTGGCGCTGGTGGGGGCCCGCAACGCAGAGCAGGCCGTACAGAACGCGCATGCCATTGATGTGCAGCTTTCGCCCCAAGAGGTGGATTTCATCTCGCAGCAGCTGGATCAGTTGCAGCAGCAACCGGCCTAG
- a CDS encoding gliding motility protein GldB-related protein has product MKRYLLSLCLLAASTAAFAQAPSRADSLITRAQQISKQKNYPEAIKAYQQVVKEPTAKPKYKAYSYYNIACYYGLQQDAPNALANLQKALDNGYVNAKHIAEDSDLELLHTHKQWPKLLARARELEEKTLIRRPEDAKLVTTDIDHFWKAYALAQRDTAHASAIFRREYFDKASVGLQDYYSLKIRNDNSFTKEILRRPQYYRSIEPTTRAIATEKPKIVAAFRRFQELYPAVQFQNIYFVVGGWVSGGTVSDAGLLIGADQTAGGPGVNTSELSLLQRNRCAPVSEMPTLMVHELVHRNQGPQNGTLLSYALNEGMADFVAELVTGKAGGANSRLLAYGNAHEKELWEAFKQEMLGTNSDNWIANGRQETPEKPCDLGYYVGYRIVQAFYNQASDKKQALADILSMRDPNTFLVQSGYESGLASR; this is encoded by the coding sequence ATGAAACGCTATCTACTTTCCTTGTGCCTGCTGGCCGCCAGCACGGCCGCCTTCGCCCAGGCGCCTTCCCGCGCCGACTCGCTTATTACGCGGGCGCAGCAAATCAGCAAGCAGAAAAACTATCCGGAAGCTATCAAGGCCTATCAGCAGGTGGTGAAGGAGCCTACAGCCAAACCCAAGTACAAGGCATACAGCTACTATAATATAGCCTGCTACTACGGCTTGCAGCAGGATGCGCCCAATGCGCTAGCCAACCTTCAGAAAGCCCTTGACAACGGCTATGTTAATGCCAAGCATATAGCCGAGGACTCCGACCTGGAGCTGCTGCACACCCACAAGCAATGGCCGAAGCTGCTGGCCCGCGCCCGGGAGCTGGAAGAAAAAACCCTCATCCGGCGGCCCGAGGATGCGAAGCTCGTCACGACGGATATTGACCATTTCTGGAAGGCCTATGCCCTGGCCCAGCGCGATACGGCCCACGCCAGCGCCATTTTCCGGCGCGAGTATTTCGACAAGGCCTCCGTAGGCCTGCAGGATTATTATAGCCTGAAAATCAGAAACGATAACAGCTTCACGAAGGAGATTCTGCGGCGTCCCCAGTACTACCGCTCCATTGAGCCTACCACGCGCGCTATTGCCACCGAAAAGCCGAAGATTGTGGCCGCGTTTCGCCGCTTCCAGGAGCTGTATCCGGCGGTGCAGTTTCAGAACATCTACTTCGTGGTGGGGGGCTGGGTATCGGGTGGTACTGTGTCGGATGCGGGCCTGCTCATTGGGGCCGATCAGACGGCCGGCGGGCCTGGCGTAAATACCTCCGAGCTGAGCTTGCTGCAGCGCAACCGCTGCGCACCCGTATCAGAAATGCCCACTCTCATGGTACACGAGCTGGTGCACCGCAACCAGGGCCCGCAGAATGGCACCTTGCTCAGCTATGCCCTTAATGAAGGGATGGCCGATTTCGTAGCCGAGCTAGTAACGGGCAAAGCGGGTGGCGCTAACAGCCGCTTACTGGCCTACGGCAACGCCCACGAGAAAGAGTTGTGGGAGGCCTTCAAGCAGGAAATGCTAGGCACCAACTCCGATAACTGGATTGCCAACGGCCGCCAGGAAACCCCCGAAAAGCCCTGCGACCTGGGCTACTATGTGGGCTACCGCATTGTGCAGGCCTTCTACAACCAGGCTTCCGATAAAAAGCAGGCCCTGGCCGACATCCTATCTATGCGCGACCCCAACACCTTCCTGGTCCAGAGCGGCTACGAGAGTGGCCTAGCCAGCCGCTAG
- a CDS encoding META domain-containing protein translates to MRYLFTLAYCIALLTFVSSCKDKTADSQLLNTHWKLVEIEGSSISTSSYSDTYRSYIEFTGGINRTTGLGPCNSFSGSFALGAEPGLLTISPQGATKISCPALNIETQYLEALPRTTSYQIVGKELRLFDASNTTKPMLIFEDHTLTE, encoded by the coding sequence ATGCGCTACTTATTTACTCTAGCTTATTGCATCGCCCTCCTGACATTTGTTTCCAGCTGCAAAGACAAAACAGCTGATTCTCAGTTGCTGAATACCCACTGGAAGCTAGTGGAGATTGAAGGCTCGTCCATTTCCACTTCCAGCTATTCCGATACTTACCGCTCCTATATAGAATTCACTGGCGGTATAAATCGCACCACTGGCCTAGGCCCGTGCAACTCGTTTAGCGGCTCCTTCGCCTTAGGCGCTGAACCCGGCCTGCTCACCATCAGCCCGCAGGGGGCTACCAAAATTTCCTGCCCGGCCTTAAACATTGAAACCCAATATCTGGAAGCATTGCCCCGCACCACTAGCTACCAGATTGTGGGCAAAGAGCTGCGCCTCTTTGATGCTTCTAACACCACGAAGCCCATGCTCATTTTCGAGGATCATACTCTTACTGAGTAG
- a CDS encoding DsbA family oxidoreductase: MKIEIWSDIVCPFCYIGKRRLENALAQFPQAENVEIHWRSFELDADARPEPGVSLYKRLAAKYGNTEDWARQMSANMTQSAAELGLAFDFDRAVAANTLHAHRLVHLAERHGKQDAAKERFFKAYLEEGEDLNDFATLTRLATGLGLPATEVEQVLNSDEFEQQVRRDEYEARQIGVRGVPYFVFDDKYAVSGAQPSELFQEVLEKVWEESRPQPVQLAGTDGASCDIDGNC, translated from the coding sequence ATGAAAATAGAAATCTGGTCCGATATCGTGTGCCCGTTCTGCTACATCGGTAAGCGGCGCCTGGAAAATGCCCTGGCACAGTTCCCCCAGGCCGAAAACGTGGAAATTCATTGGCGCAGCTTCGAGCTGGATGCTGATGCCCGGCCCGAGCCCGGCGTGAGCCTCTACAAGCGCCTGGCCGCCAAATACGGCAACACCGAGGACTGGGCCCGCCAGATGAGCGCCAACATGACCCAATCGGCCGCCGAGCTGGGGCTGGCGTTTGACTTCGACCGGGCTGTGGCAGCCAATACGCTGCACGCCCACCGACTCGTGCACCTGGCCGAGCGCCACGGCAAGCAGGATGCCGCTAAGGAGCGCTTCTTCAAGGCGTACCTCGAAGAAGGCGAAGACCTCAACGACTTCGCTACACTTACCCGGTTGGCCACAGGCCTAGGCCTGCCCGCGACAGAGGTAGAGCAGGTGCTGAACTCCGATGAGTTTGAGCAGCAGGTGCGCCGCGACGAGTACGAAGCCCGCCAGATTGGCGTGCGCGGCGTGCCCTACTTCGTGTTCGATGATAAGTACGCCGTATCGGGTGCCCAACCCTCGGAGCTGTTCCAGGAAGTGCTGGAGAAAGTGTGGGAAGAGTCGCGCCCCCAGCCCGTGCAGCTGGCCGGCACCGACGGTGCTTCCTGCGACATCGACGGCAACTGTTAG
- a CDS encoding YdeI/OmpD-associated family protein yields MPGSISFEAHLEAGGPSFMPTQIVVVPPLVLEALGGKGTKRIIGTLNGHPIRLGLLPQTGGRYLMINKDLCQAAGVRVGQSVALTLAPDPEPDRVDLPPELAEALEAWPEAEAQFESLSGSMRRAVAQHISTARQAETRARRAVEITEKLARGAHPFRKE; encoded by the coding sequence ATGCCCGGTTCTATTTCTTTTGAAGCGCACCTGGAGGCCGGCGGCCCCAGCTTTATGCCTACGCAAATTGTGGTGGTACCGCCGCTGGTGCTGGAAGCCCTGGGCGGCAAAGGCACGAAACGCATCATCGGCACCCTCAACGGCCACCCCATCCGGTTGGGCCTGCTGCCGCAAACCGGCGGCCGCTACCTGATGATTAACAAAGACTTGTGTCAGGCGGCCGGGGTGCGCGTAGGCCAGTCGGTGGCACTTACCTTGGCTCCCGACCCGGAGCCCGACCGCGTAGACCTGCCCCCGGAACTAGCGGAAGCCCTGGAGGCCTGGCCCGAAGCCGAGGCGCAGTTCGAGAGCCTTTCGGGTAGTATGCGGCGGGCGGTGGCCCAGCACATCAGCACGGCCCGGCAGGCGGAAACCCGCGCCCGCCGGGCCGTGGAAATAACCGAGAAACTAGCGCGCGGCGCGCATCCGTTTCGGAAGGAGTAA
- a CDS encoding DUF2141 domain-containing protein, protein MQALKQTLLTATCACAGLVSSTPALASGDPAATSSVTVVVSALASTSSTVKLYFYNVREKFLTHGGYAFMRVIKPGGQKQISLPVDLPNGEWAVAITQDTNNNDKLDKNFMGIPTEPFAFSNNVRPRLAPPGFDDCKFIVSSPGKVVNISLTK, encoded by the coding sequence ATGCAAGCACTTAAGCAGACACTTCTTACGGCCACCTGCGCTTGTGCAGGCCTGGTTTCCTCGACGCCCGCCCTGGCCTCCGGTGATCCGGCCGCCACTTCGTCCGTCACGGTCGTGGTGTCGGCGCTGGCTTCTACCTCTTCCACGGTGAAGCTGTACTTCTACAATGTGCGGGAGAAGTTCCTGACCCACGGCGGCTACGCGTTCATGCGCGTCATCAAGCCCGGCGGCCAGAAGCAGATTTCCTTGCCCGTTGATCTGCCAAATGGCGAATGGGCCGTGGCCATCACCCAGGATACCAACAACAACGACAAGCTGGATAAGAACTTCATGGGCATCCCGACGGAGCCGTTTGCCTTCTCCAACAATGTGCGCCCCCGCCTGGCCCCGCCCGGTTTTGATGACTGCAAGTTCATAGTCAGCAGCCCTGGTAAAGTCGTCAATATCAGCCTCACGAAATAG